The Nostoc sp. 'Lobaria pulmonaria (5183) cyanobiont' DNA window TTGAGGACGTTAATTTGTCTACTTAAGGCAAAAGCTGTTAATAATCCTACTACCATCCAGGGCAGTACAGTTAGAAATAGATTCAAGTCTCGTCCTGCTAGAGAACCTGCTAGCCAGAAGCGGACTTCTTCAAGAGTGCGCGAGCTTAAAATTAGTACACCTGTGGTAATTGAAGATAGCAAGGCAGTTAAAGCTGCACCAGCAATAGTCAGATTCAATGGTGTTGAGCCTCCTTGTCCAAGTGAACCAAGGGAGTAAACTGTTAAGGCTGCTATTAAGGCTCCAATAAATGCTACAAGGGTAATCAGGGCGGGTGTTGATACACCCAAGCCAAAAACCACTGTTACCACTGCTAAGGCTGCACCTGCATTGATCCCCAAAATTCCTGGTGCGGCTAAGGGATTTTGAGTTAGTCCTTGCATTAACGCCCCAGCTACGGCCAAACTAGCACCCACCATACTTGCTATCAGTGTACGCGGTAGACGCATCGACCGGATAATTATGTGTTCGGTAGAGTCATCATAGTTAGTGAATGCAGTAAGTATTTTGGCAATGGGAATGTCAGCTGCACCGTAAGAAATGCTGGCGAAAATACCTAACAATACCACTAACATACCTATGCCTAAACTGAAAATGCGGATATAGTATTTTTCAGGGTGAGAAATATTTGTGTTCATGGATTTATAACAAGAGTTAACTTCATACCTCTGCTTTTTCTAAGTTTTAAGCATAATTGCTAATTGACAAAAGTAAGATTATCAGAATCTCTCACAGATGACCAAAGACTCGGATACTGTTGGCGGATATAATAC harbors:
- a CDS encoding FecCD family ABC transporter permease; protein product: MNTNISHPEKYYIRIFSLGIGMLVVLLGIFASISYGAADIPIAKILTAFTNYDDSTEHIIIRSMRLPRTLIASMVGASLAVAGALMQGLTQNPLAAPGILGINAGAALAVVTVVFGLGVSTPALITLVAFIGALIAALTVYSLGSLGQGGSTPLNLTIAGAALTALLSSITTGVLILSSRTLEEVRFWLAGSLAGRDLNLFLTVLPWMVVGLLTAFALSRQINVLNLGESVATGLGQQTGWIKLATASSVVILAGSAVALAGPIGFVGLVVPHLARGVMGVDYRWVLPCAAVFGADLLVWADLAARWLIRPQELPVGVMTALLGAPFLLYLVRWRVKRG